From the Carya illinoinensis cultivar Pawnee chromosome 4, C.illinoinensisPawnee_v1, whole genome shotgun sequence genome, one window contains:
- the LOC122307116 gene encoding translation factor GUF1 homolog, mitochondrial isoform X1: MGYLSRASKTLTPLKDLSLAHTPSKYGPFSSIFKDNPLCARLNNKHFGLRYGFASQSRQNSEENAIDLSQYPSERIRNFSIIAHVDHGKSTLADRLLELTGTIKRGRGQPQYLDKLQVERERGITVKAQTATMFYNHNFHGTNISDMQDKASFLLNLIDTPGHVDFSYEVSRSLAACQGVLLVVDAAQGVQAQTVANFYLAFESNLTIIPVINKIDQPTADPERVKAQLKSMFDLDPRDALLTSAKTGQGLEYVLPAVIERIPPPPGKSTSSLRMLLLDSYYDEYKGVICHVAVVDGMLQKGDKISSVATGQAYEVLDVGIMHPELTPTGVLHTGQVGYVVSGMRSTKEARVGDTLYSSRSIVEPLAGFKPAKHMVFSGLYPADGSDFEALNHAIERLTCNDASVSITKESSTALGLGFRCGFLGLLHMDVFHQRLEQEYGAHVISTVPTVPYIFEFSDESKVEVQNPAALPSNPKLRVTACWEPTVLATIIIPSEYVGAVITLCSERRGQQLEYTFIDSQRAFMKYRLPLREIVVDFYNELKSITSGYASFDYEDADYQQSDLVKLDILLNGQPVDAMATIVHTLKAQRVGRELVEKLKKFIDRQMFEITIQAAIGVKIIARETITALRKNVLAKCYGGDVTRKRKLLEKQKEGKKRMKRIGSVDIPQEAFHELLKVS, encoded by the exons ATGGGTTATCTGAGCAGAGCTTCAAAGACCCTAACGCCACTCAAAGACCTATCTCTGGCACACACTCCCTCTAAATATGGACCATTTTCATCGATATTCAAAGACAACCCGTTGTGCGCCAGACTAAATAACAAACATTTTGGTTTGAGGTATGGATTCGCCTCTCAATCTCGCCAAAACAGCGAAGAGAATGCCATAGATTTGAGCCAGTACCCTTCCGAGAGGATCAGAAACTTTTCCATTATCGCGCACGTTGACCACGGCAAGTCTACGCTCGCTGACCGGCTTTTGGAGCTCACTGGGACCATTAAGAGGGGCCGTGGTCAGCCTCAGTACCTCGACAAGTTGCAG GTAGAGAGAGAACGGGGAATTACGGTAAAAGCTCAGACAGCAACCATGTTTTACAATCACAATTTTCATGGTACCAACATAAGTGATATGCAAGACAAAGCAAGTTTTCTACTAAATCTGATAGACACACCAGGCCATGTGGATTTCAGCTATGAAGTATCAAGATCCCTAGCAGCTTGCCAGGGTGTTCTTTTGGTTGTTGATGCTGCACAAGGTGTTCAAGCGCAAACTGTTGCTAACTTTTATCTTGCTTTTGAATCAAACCTGACAATAATACCTGTCATAAATAAGATTGACCAGCCAACTGCCGATCCTGAACGGGTTAAAGCTCAGTTGAAATCAATGTTTGATCTTGACCCTAGAGATGCTCTTTTAACATCTGCCAAAACGGGGCAGGGTCTGGAGTATGTCCTTCCTGCAGTTATAGAGCGCATTCCTCCTCCTCCTGGGAAGAGTACTTCATCTTTGCGTATGCTTTTATTGGATTCGTATTATGATGAATACAAAGGAGTAATATGCCATGTTGCAGTTGTTGATGGTATGCTGCAAAAGGGGGATAAGATTTCATCTGTAGCGACTGGCCAAGCTTATGAAGTTTTGGATGTTGGGATCATGCATCCTGAACTCACCCCCACTGGAGTCCTTCATACTGGACAAGTGGGATATGTTGTGAGTGGAATGCGTTCAACCAAAGAGGCTCGTGTTGGAGACACTCTTTATTCTAGTCGAAGCATTGTAGAGCCACTTGCag GATTCAAGCCTGCAAAACATATGGTCTTCTCTGGTCTTTATCCGGCTGATGGATCTGATTTTGAAGCACTCAATCATGCAATAGAGAGACTGACATGCAATGATGCTAGCGTCTCCATTACCAAAGAGAGTAGCACTGCACTAGGTCTCGGTTTTAG GTGTGGTTTCTTAGGCTTACTTCACATGGATGTTTTCCATCAGCGGCTTGAACAG GAGTATGGAGCTCATGTTATTTCTACTGTTCCAACTGTTCCTTATATTTTTGAGTTTTCTGATGAAAG CAAGGTTGAAGTACAGAATCCTGCTGCATTGCCCTCGAATCCCAAGCTACGTGTTACAGCTTGTTGGGAACCTACTGTACTAGCTACAATTATCATTCCTAGTGA GTATGTAGGGGCTGTTATTACCCTATGTTCTGAGAGGAGAGGGCAGCAGTTGGAGTACACATTCATTGATAG TCAGCGGGCATTTATGAAGTATCGCTTGCCTTTGAGGGAAATTGTTGTTGACTTTTACAATGAACTGAAAAGTATAACATCAGGATATGCATCGTTTGATTATGAGGACGCTGA CTATCAACAATCTGATCTGGTGAAACTCGATATCCTCTTGAATGGACAACCAGTTGATGCAATGGCAACCATTGTTCACACCTTGAAGGCACAACGTGTTGGTCGTGAACTGGTTGAGAAACTGAAAAAATTCATAGACAG GCAAATGTTTGAGATAACAATACAAGCTGCAATTGGAGTGAAGATCATTGCAAGGGAGAC TATTACGGCTTTGAGAAAGAATGTTCTCGCGAAGTGTTATGGTGGGGACGTTACTCGGAAGAGGAAGTTGTTGGAAAAGCAAAAGGAAGGAAAGAAGCGAATGAAGCGCATCGGTTCTGTTGATATACCTCAAGAGGCATTTCATGAACTACTGAAGGTTTCATGA
- the LOC122307117 gene encoding protein IQ-DOMAIN 31-like isoform X2, translating into MGRSPGKWIKTILSAKKPSKSSFLKKSATNKEATIACKAVSGDLAANPSVISDVVLHTTNRNEEKSEKDVGAHFPHGALVSLPGKRGAPTEGTFGLDPLDNAELTRLEHAAMKAQAAFRGYLARRAFRALKGIIKLQALIRGHLVRRQAVTTLRCLLGIVKLQAVVRGRRVRLSVCGLEVQKKCSLRELFGLHTTARPDKLLAHAFICKLLASSPTVMPLNLCHNPHESNSAWSWLERWSLFQFWGPLPQPRGIPNSKFHGQQDSIQTLEIEPIRVKRGVRKFPTEKVYNSLHQTLESEKSRRSLRKARVNQAESLHEHPQSELQRVKRSLRKISLAPDRSEAVTERPKLNMRKLSSSEASEVAQTEKSVDNFSEKVNDPIVVVSKDSEFREVEILPKPLQVDEIVNMLHHDDPTCERLPLETVDKIDNVPMVNEERIVMEDQTSKENQSRRKSFPAKQQNSENVSQNTVSLPSYMAATESAKAKLKAQGSPKFEQDGIENGFTRRHSLPTSNTSKLIMSPQVQGLIQANGKGGRKIDRPPLSSKDGRDRTARAGWKR; encoded by the exons ATGGGAAGATCTCCaggaaagtggatcaaaaccATACTTTCTGCGAAGAAACCATCGAAATCTAGCTTTCTGAAG AAATCTGCAACAAATAAAGAGGCAACCATTGCCTGCAAGGCAGTGTCTGGTGATTTGGCAGCAAATCCCTCTGTAATCTCAGATGTGGTACTTCATACCACTAacagaaatgaagaaaaatcagAAAAGGATGTAGGTGCCCACTTTCCTCATGGTGCACTTGTGTCATTGCCTGGAAAGCGAGGTGCACCTACAGAAGGAACCTTTGGGTTGGATCCACTTGACAATGCTGAGCTTACCAGGCTTGAGCATGCTGCTATGAAGGCACAGGCAGCTTTTAGAGGATATTTG GCTCGCCGGGCATTTCGTGCTCTCAAGGGCATCATAAAGCTGCAAGCACTTATTCGTGGGCACTTGGTTAGGAGACAGGCTGTCACAACTTTACGCTGCCTGCTGGGAATTGTAAAATTGCAGGCGGTTGTTCGTGGTCGAAGAGTCAGACTTTCTGTTTGTGGGCTTGAAGTGCAGAAAAAATGCAGTCTG CGCGAGCTTTTTGGATTACATACAACTGCTAGGCCAGATAAGCTGTTGGCACATGCTTTTATTTGTAAG CTTCTTGCTTCATCGCCAACTGTTATGCCCTTGAACCTCTGCCATAATCCACATGAATCAAATTCTGCTTGGAGCTGGCTAGAACGCTGGTCGTTGTTTCAATTTTGGGGACCACTTCCACAACCAAGGGGCATTCCCAACTCCAAGTTTCATGGACAGCAGGACAGCATTCAGACTTTAGAAATTGAACCAATCAGGGTAAAACGAGGTGTACGCAAGTTCCCAACTGAAAAAGTTTACAATTCACTACATCAAACATTGGAGAGTGAGAAGTCCAGACGCAGCCTTAGGAAAGCTAGGGTCAATCAAGCTGAATCATTGCACGAACACCCTCAAAGTGAGCTACAGCGGGTAAAAAgaagtttgagaaaaatttCACTAGCTCCTGATCGGTCAGAAGCTGTGACTGAGAGGCCGAAGTTAAATATGAGAAAGTTGTCAAGCTCCGAGGCATCTGAGGTAGCTCAGACAGAGAAAAGTGTTGATAACTTCTCTGAGAAAGTAAATGACCCAATTGTTGTAGTTTCGAAAGACTCTGAATTTCGTGAGGTAGAAATACTTCCAAAACCATTGCAAGTGGATGAGATAGTTAATATGCTGCATCATGATGACCCTACTTGTGAGCGACTTCCTCTGGAAACTGTTGACAAGATTGATAACGTCCCAATGGTGAATGAGGAGCGAATTGTAATGGAAGATCAAACTAGTAAGGAGAACCAAAGCAGAAGAAAGTCTTTCCCAGCAAAACAGCAAAACTCAGAGAATGTTTCACAAAATACCGTGTCTTTGCCAAGCTATATGGCAGCAACTGAGTCTGCCAAGGCAAAACTTAAAGCACAAGGATCCCCGAAGTTTGAACAAGATGGGATTGAAAATGGTTTCACCAGGAGGCATTCTCTGCCAACTTCAAACACTAGTAAATTGATAATGTCGCCCCAGGTGCAGGGGCTAATTCAAGCAAATGgcaaaggaggaagaaaaattGACAGGCCACCATTATCCTCTAAAGATGGTCGAG ATAGGACGGCGAGGGCAGGGTGGAAAAGGTAA
- the LOC122307117 gene encoding protein IQ-DOMAIN 31-like isoform X1 has product MGRSPGKWIKTILSAKKPSKSSFLKKSATNKEATIACKAVSGDLAANPSVISDVVLHTTNRNEEKSEKDVGAHFPHGALVSLPGKRGAPTEGTFGLDPLDNAELTRLEHAAMKAQAAFRGYLARRAFRALKGIIKLQALIRGHLVRRQAVTTLRCLLGIVKLQAVVRGRRVRLSVCGLEVQKKCSLDVLQRELFGLHTTARPDKLLAHAFICKLLASSPTVMPLNLCHNPHESNSAWSWLERWSLFQFWGPLPQPRGIPNSKFHGQQDSIQTLEIEPIRVKRGVRKFPTEKVYNSLHQTLESEKSRRSLRKARVNQAESLHEHPQSELQRVKRSLRKISLAPDRSEAVTERPKLNMRKLSSSEASEVAQTEKSVDNFSEKVNDPIVVVSKDSEFREVEILPKPLQVDEIVNMLHHDDPTCERLPLETVDKIDNVPMVNEERIVMEDQTSKENQSRRKSFPAKQQNSENVSQNTVSLPSYMAATESAKAKLKAQGSPKFEQDGIENGFTRRHSLPTSNTSKLIMSPQVQGLIQANGKGGRKIDRPPLSSKDGRDRTARAGWKR; this is encoded by the exons ATGGGAAGATCTCCaggaaagtggatcaaaaccATACTTTCTGCGAAGAAACCATCGAAATCTAGCTTTCTGAAG AAATCTGCAACAAATAAAGAGGCAACCATTGCCTGCAAGGCAGTGTCTGGTGATTTGGCAGCAAATCCCTCTGTAATCTCAGATGTGGTACTTCATACCACTAacagaaatgaagaaaaatcagAAAAGGATGTAGGTGCCCACTTTCCTCATGGTGCACTTGTGTCATTGCCTGGAAAGCGAGGTGCACCTACAGAAGGAACCTTTGGGTTGGATCCACTTGACAATGCTGAGCTTACCAGGCTTGAGCATGCTGCTATGAAGGCACAGGCAGCTTTTAGAGGATATTTG GCTCGCCGGGCATTTCGTGCTCTCAAGGGCATCATAAAGCTGCAAGCACTTATTCGTGGGCACTTGGTTAGGAGACAGGCTGTCACAACTTTACGCTGCCTGCTGGGAATTGTAAAATTGCAGGCGGTTGTTCGTGGTCGAAGAGTCAGACTTTCTGTTTGTGGGCTTGAAGTGCAGAAAAAATGCAGTCTG GATGTTTTGCAGCGCGAGCTTTTTGGATTACATACAACTGCTAGGCCAGATAAGCTGTTGGCACATGCTTTTATTTGTAAG CTTCTTGCTTCATCGCCAACTGTTATGCCCTTGAACCTCTGCCATAATCCACATGAATCAAATTCTGCTTGGAGCTGGCTAGAACGCTGGTCGTTGTTTCAATTTTGGGGACCACTTCCACAACCAAGGGGCATTCCCAACTCCAAGTTTCATGGACAGCAGGACAGCATTCAGACTTTAGAAATTGAACCAATCAGGGTAAAACGAGGTGTACGCAAGTTCCCAACTGAAAAAGTTTACAATTCACTACATCAAACATTGGAGAGTGAGAAGTCCAGACGCAGCCTTAGGAAAGCTAGGGTCAATCAAGCTGAATCATTGCACGAACACCCTCAAAGTGAGCTACAGCGGGTAAAAAgaagtttgagaaaaatttCACTAGCTCCTGATCGGTCAGAAGCTGTGACTGAGAGGCCGAAGTTAAATATGAGAAAGTTGTCAAGCTCCGAGGCATCTGAGGTAGCTCAGACAGAGAAAAGTGTTGATAACTTCTCTGAGAAAGTAAATGACCCAATTGTTGTAGTTTCGAAAGACTCTGAATTTCGTGAGGTAGAAATACTTCCAAAACCATTGCAAGTGGATGAGATAGTTAATATGCTGCATCATGATGACCCTACTTGTGAGCGACTTCCTCTGGAAACTGTTGACAAGATTGATAACGTCCCAATGGTGAATGAGGAGCGAATTGTAATGGAAGATCAAACTAGTAAGGAGAACCAAAGCAGAAGAAAGTCTTTCCCAGCAAAACAGCAAAACTCAGAGAATGTTTCACAAAATACCGTGTCTTTGCCAAGCTATATGGCAGCAACTGAGTCTGCCAAGGCAAAACTTAAAGCACAAGGATCCCCGAAGTTTGAACAAGATGGGATTGAAAATGGTTTCACCAGGAGGCATTCTCTGCCAACTTCAAACACTAGTAAATTGATAATGTCGCCCCAGGTGCAGGGGCTAATTCAAGCAAATGgcaaaggaggaagaaaaattGACAGGCCACCATTATCCTCTAAAGATGGTCGAG ATAGGACGGCGAGGGCAGGGTGGAAAAGGTAA
- the LOC122307444 gene encoding polyvinylalcohol dehydrogenase-like: MAPSGFYSKFFLLLCMFSPLTFGAVNAGSDGHGKKHKVSLDWTNHGGDLYNRRYANKETKISPATVSNLRLKWEFYAGGDITATPAVFNGTLYFPSWNGYIYAVKASDGSLVWKKNLQKLTGFNNTGFLLNVNSTVSRSAPTVAGNLIIFGIYGPAVVIAVKRSTGQLVWSTRLDNHNRSLITMSGTYYKGGFFVGTSSLEEGVSVELCCTFRGSLSKLDVRTGAILWQTSMLPNNFGKTGEYAGAAIWGSSPSIDVLRNLVYIATGNLYAAPANVRECQERENNQTVPTSPDKCIEPDNHSNSILALDLDSGKIKWYKQLGGYDVWFGACNWHLDPRCPPGPSPDADFAEAPMMLSIYVNRTKHDVVVAVQKSGFAWALERDNGSLVWSKEAGPGGLGGGGMWGAATDERRIYTNIANSQHKNFTLKPSENTTISGGWVAMEARNGNILWSTANPNNATAPGPVTVANGVLFAGSTYRQGPIYAMDAKTGKILWSNDTGATVYGGISVSNGCIYLGNGYKVTLGYVNKNYTAGTSLYSYCL, from the exons ATGGCACCTTCTGGATTCTACAGCAAGTTTTTCCTCCTTCTCTGTATGTTCAGTCCACTCACCTTCGGTGCCGTGAATGCTGGTTCAGAt GGACATGGTAAGAAACACAAAGTTTCACTAGACTGGACAAACCATGGTGGAGATTTGTACAATAGAAGATATGCCAACAAGGAGACCAAGATCAGCCCTGCAACTGTCTCCAATCTACGTTTGAAGTGGGAATTTTATGCTGGAGGTGATATAACTGCAACACCGGCTGTTTTTAATGGCACCCTTTACTTCCCAAGCTGGAATGGATACATATATGCAGTTAAAGCGTCAGATGGGTCCCTTGTTTGGAAGAAAAACTTGCAGAAATTAACTGGTTTTAACAACACTGGTTTCCTTCTCAATGTCAACTCAACTGTTTCCAGATCAGCACCGACTGTTGCCGGTAACCTCATCATTTTCGGGATCTATGGCCCTGCTGTTGTCATTGCTGTCAAGCGATCAACAGGGCAGCTTGTGTGGTCAACCCGGTTAGATAATCACAACAGAAGTTTGATTACCATGTCTGGAACCTACTACAAGGG GGGTTTCTTTGTTGGGACATCCTCACTAGAAGAAGGTGTCAGCGTGGAGCTATGCTGCACATTTCGTGGCAGCCTCTCCAAACTAGACGTCCGAACCGGTGCAATCTTGTGGCAGACTTCCATGCTGCCCAACAACTTCGGTAAAACCGGGGAGTATGCCGGAGCAGCTATTTGGGGAAGCAGCCCTTCAATTGACGTTCTCAGAAACCTGGTCTATATTGCCACCGGAAACCTATACGCTGCTCCTGCTAATGTACGTGAGTGCCAGGAGAGGGAGAATAACCAGACAGTACCTACGTCTCCGGACAAGTGTATTGAGCCTGATAACCATTCAAATTCAATACTAGCCCTTGATTTGGACTCCGGAAAGATCAAATGGTATAAGCAACTAGGAGGTTATGATGTATGGTTTGGTGCATGCAACTGGCATTTAGATCCTCGATGCCCACCTGGTCCAAGTCCAGATGCCGATTTCGCTGAAGCACCAATGATGTTAAGTATatatgtcaatagaaccaagcATGATGTTGTTGTGGCTGTCCAAAAAAGTGGGTTTGCATGGGCTTTAGAGCGTGATAATGGAAGCCTAGTATGGTCTAAG GAAGCTGGACCAGGAGGCCTGGGAGGAGGAGGTATGTGGGGTGCAGCAACTGATGAAAGGAGGATCTACACTAACATTGCCAACAGTCAGCACAAAAACTTCACCCTTAAACCATCCGAGAACACCACAATTTCTGGTGGATGGGTGGCAATGGAAGCTCGCAATGGCAATATCCTGTGGTCGACAGCCAATCCAAATAATGCTACAGCCCCTGGCCCTGTTACGGTGGCTAACGGTGTACTTTTTGCTGGATCCACATATCGACAAGGACCCATATATGCAATGGATGCAAAGACGGGGAAGATTCTTTGGTCAAATGACACTGGAGCCACCGTTTATGGTGGCATATCGGTGAGCAATGGATGCATTTACCTCGGCAATGGTTACAAGGTAACTCTGGGATATGTTAACAAGAATTATACGGCTGGAACCTCACTCTATTCCTACTGTCTATAA
- the LOC122307116 gene encoding translation factor GUF1 homolog, mitochondrial isoform X2 — MGYLSRASKTLTPLKDLSLAHTPSKYGPFSSIFKDNPLCARLNNKHFGLRYGFASQSRQNSEENAIDLSQYPSERIRNFSIIAHVDHGKSTLADRLLELTGTIKRGRGQPQYLDKLQVERERGITVKAQTATMFYNHNFHGTNISDMQDKASFLLNLIDTPGHVDFSYEVSRSLAACQGVLLVVDAAQGVQAQTVANFYLAFESNLTIIPVINKIDQPTADPERVKAQLKSMFDLDPRDALLTSAKTGQGLEYVLPAVIERIPPPPGKSTSSLRMLLLDSYYDEYKGVICHVAVVDGMLQKGDKISSVATGQAYEVLDVGIMHPELTPTGVLHTGQVGYVVSGMRSTKEARVGDTLYSSRSIVEPLAGFKPAKHMVFSGLYPADGSDFEALNHAIERLTCNDASVSITKESSTALGLGFRCGFLGLLHMDVFHQRLEQEYGAHVISTVPTVPYIFEFSDESKVEVQNPAALPSNPKLRVTACWEPTVLATIIIPRAVITLCSERRGQQLEYTFIDSQRAFMKYRLPLREIVVDFYNELKSITSGYASFDYEDADYQQSDLVKLDILLNGQPVDAMATIVHTLKAQRVGRELVEKLKKFIDRQMFEITIQAAIGVKIIARETITALRKNVLAKCYGGDVTRKRKLLEKQKEGKKRMKRIGSVDIPQEAFHELLKVS, encoded by the exons ATGGGTTATCTGAGCAGAGCTTCAAAGACCCTAACGCCACTCAAAGACCTATCTCTGGCACACACTCCCTCTAAATATGGACCATTTTCATCGATATTCAAAGACAACCCGTTGTGCGCCAGACTAAATAACAAACATTTTGGTTTGAGGTATGGATTCGCCTCTCAATCTCGCCAAAACAGCGAAGAGAATGCCATAGATTTGAGCCAGTACCCTTCCGAGAGGATCAGAAACTTTTCCATTATCGCGCACGTTGACCACGGCAAGTCTACGCTCGCTGACCGGCTTTTGGAGCTCACTGGGACCATTAAGAGGGGCCGTGGTCAGCCTCAGTACCTCGACAAGTTGCAG GTAGAGAGAGAACGGGGAATTACGGTAAAAGCTCAGACAGCAACCATGTTTTACAATCACAATTTTCATGGTACCAACATAAGTGATATGCAAGACAAAGCAAGTTTTCTACTAAATCTGATAGACACACCAGGCCATGTGGATTTCAGCTATGAAGTATCAAGATCCCTAGCAGCTTGCCAGGGTGTTCTTTTGGTTGTTGATGCTGCACAAGGTGTTCAAGCGCAAACTGTTGCTAACTTTTATCTTGCTTTTGAATCAAACCTGACAATAATACCTGTCATAAATAAGATTGACCAGCCAACTGCCGATCCTGAACGGGTTAAAGCTCAGTTGAAATCAATGTTTGATCTTGACCCTAGAGATGCTCTTTTAACATCTGCCAAAACGGGGCAGGGTCTGGAGTATGTCCTTCCTGCAGTTATAGAGCGCATTCCTCCTCCTCCTGGGAAGAGTACTTCATCTTTGCGTATGCTTTTATTGGATTCGTATTATGATGAATACAAAGGAGTAATATGCCATGTTGCAGTTGTTGATGGTATGCTGCAAAAGGGGGATAAGATTTCATCTGTAGCGACTGGCCAAGCTTATGAAGTTTTGGATGTTGGGATCATGCATCCTGAACTCACCCCCACTGGAGTCCTTCATACTGGACAAGTGGGATATGTTGTGAGTGGAATGCGTTCAACCAAAGAGGCTCGTGTTGGAGACACTCTTTATTCTAGTCGAAGCATTGTAGAGCCACTTGCag GATTCAAGCCTGCAAAACATATGGTCTTCTCTGGTCTTTATCCGGCTGATGGATCTGATTTTGAAGCACTCAATCATGCAATAGAGAGACTGACATGCAATGATGCTAGCGTCTCCATTACCAAAGAGAGTAGCACTGCACTAGGTCTCGGTTTTAG GTGTGGTTTCTTAGGCTTACTTCACATGGATGTTTTCCATCAGCGGCTTGAACAG GAGTATGGAGCTCATGTTATTTCTACTGTTCCAACTGTTCCTTATATTTTTGAGTTTTCTGATGAAAG CAAGGTTGAAGTACAGAATCCTGCTGCATTGCCCTCGAATCCCAAGCTACGTGTTACAGCTTGTTGGGAACCTACTGTACTAGCTACAATTATCATTCCTA GGGCTGTTATTACCCTATGTTCTGAGAGGAGAGGGCAGCAGTTGGAGTACACATTCATTGATAG TCAGCGGGCATTTATGAAGTATCGCTTGCCTTTGAGGGAAATTGTTGTTGACTTTTACAATGAACTGAAAAGTATAACATCAGGATATGCATCGTTTGATTATGAGGACGCTGA CTATCAACAATCTGATCTGGTGAAACTCGATATCCTCTTGAATGGACAACCAGTTGATGCAATGGCAACCATTGTTCACACCTTGAAGGCACAACGTGTTGGTCGTGAACTGGTTGAGAAACTGAAAAAATTCATAGACAG GCAAATGTTTGAGATAACAATACAAGCTGCAATTGGAGTGAAGATCATTGCAAGGGAGAC TATTACGGCTTTGAGAAAGAATGTTCTCGCGAAGTGTTATGGTGGGGACGTTACTCGGAAGAGGAAGTTGTTGGAAAAGCAAAAGGAAGGAAAGAAGCGAATGAAGCGCATCGGTTCTGTTGATATACCTCAAGAGGCATTTCATGAACTACTGAAGGTTTCATGA